The following is a genomic window from Arthrobacter sp. NicSoilB4.
CCTCGCCTTCACGCGGTGCGCGGATGGCGCCGACGACGGCGTCGCCCTTGCGCAGGTTGTACTTCTTGACCTGGGCGAGGGACACGTAGACGTCGTTCGGGCCCGGAAGGTAACCGGAGGTGCGGATGAACGCGTAGTTCTCCAGCACGTCCAGGATGCCGGCGACCGGCAGCAGGACGTCATCCTCGGTGACCTCGACGTCGTCGACGTCCGGTCCCTGGGCACGTCCCCGGCGGCGGTCGTTGCGGTCGCGGAAGCGGTCGTTGCGCGAGGTGTTGTCGCGGCTGTCCTGCCCGCCGGAGCGGTCGGAACGGTCATTGCGGTCGTTGCGGTCGCGCCGGTTGCGGCGGTTCCGGCGGCTGCCGCCGTCAGAATCGTCGCTGTCGCGGTTGTCGCGGCTTCCGGCGGCCTCGTCGCGGCCGCCGCGGGTGCGGGTGTTCTCACGGCGCTGGCCGTCTTCGCTGCCCTGTTCAGCCTGGCGCTGCTCCGTGCGCTGTTCAGTGCGCTGCTCGGTGCGCTGTTCAGCCTGGCGCTGTTCAGCAGGGGCCTCGGCAGCCGGTGCAGCCTGCGCAGCGGCCTGTTCGGCGACTTCGCCGCGGCGGCGGTTGCGGGTGCGCGGCTGGCGGGTGCGGTCGCTGCCCTCAGCCGAGGCGGCAGAACCTGCACCGGCACCGGTTTCAACGGGGCCGGACTCGGCGGAAACCGCGGGGGCCTCCGCTGCAGGAGCCGCGGGAGCTTCGGCGGCGGGAGTCGTGATGACGCCGTCGCTGCCGGCGCGGCGGCTGCGGCCACGTCCACGGGCCCGCGGGTTTTCCTGAGCCGGGGCCTCGGAATCGGCGGCGGCAGCGGGCGCTGCAGCAGTTACAGCAGCCGCGGACTGGGAGACGGTGCCGTTGTCGGTCGCCTTTTCAGCAGCGCGGGCCGGAGCCTTGCTCACGGGGGTACCGGCGCGGTGGGCGGAAATGGCGGTTACAAGATCGCCCTTCCGCATCCGGGAACCGCCGGAGATCCCCAGCTGGCTGGCAAGAGCCTGGAGCTGGGCGAGCTTGAGGCCGGCGAGGCCGCTGCTCTTGGCGGGTGCTGCCGTTGACGATCCGGCAGCAGAAGATGATGTTTCCACAGCTGAAGACAGCTCAGTGGTTTCGGTCACGAAGGATCCTTCCCCCTCGACGGCGTCCAGGCTAGGAGCTGGACGCGATGATTTTGATCCGGGCTGCAGTTCAGATCTGCAGCCGCGATTTTCGGCCCTGCCGGATGGATATTGGCCAGCACGGCCGGATACTGCATTCACCTGGCGCGCTCCGGAAAATAAAGGAACGGCGGGCTGACTTGTCAGGGGTGCAGAGATTTTTTCTGCGGATTCCTGCGTCAGACCGAAAGCAGGTGGCACCGGAAAATATTGCGCAGTGAAAGATGAGAGAGGCAACAAGGCCAACATCGCGGTCTTATGAACGGTAATTTGACTTACCGCCTGCGTGATTACCGCCGGTGCACTTCCACTTTAGCACCTTCAACGTCCA
Proteins encoded in this region:
- the rho gene encoding transcription termination factor Rho, whose amino-acid sequence is MTETTELSSAVETSSSAAGSSTAAPAKSSGLAGLKLAQLQALASQLGISGGSRMRKGDLVTAISAHRAGTPVSKAPARAAEKATDNGTVSQSAAAVTAAAPAAAADSEAPAQENPRARGRGRSRRAGSDGVITTPAAEAPAAPAAEAPAVSAESGPVETGAGAGSAASAEGSDRTRQPRTRNRRRGEVAEQAAAQAAPAAEAPAEQRQAEQRTEQRTEQRTEQRQAEQGSEDGQRRENTRTRGGRDEAAGSRDNRDSDDSDGGSRRNRRNRRDRNDRNDRSDRSGGQDSRDNTSRNDRFRDRNDRRRGRAQGPDVDDVEVTEDDVLLPVAGILDVLENYAFIRTSGYLPGPNDVYVSLAQVKKYNLRKGDAVVGAIRAPREGEAQQGNQQQSARQKFNALVRVTSVNGKTPEELKDRVEFAKLVPLYPSERLRLETDPKKIGPRVIDLVAPIGKGQRGLIVSPPKAGKTLILQSIANAITTNNPEVHLMMVLVDERPEEVTDMQRTVKGEVIASTFDRPADDHTTVAELSIERAKRLVEMGMDVVVLLDSMTRLGRAYNLAAPASGRILSGGVDSAALYPPKRFFGAARNIENGGSLTILATALVETGSKMDEVIFEEFKGTGNMELRLSRQLADKRIFPAVDVNASGTRREENLLSPEEVKIMWKLRRVLSGLETQQSLELLTNKIRETQSNVEFLMQVQKTTLGAKSDNDK